The genomic DNA AGTCCGACGCTGTCGTAGATCTGAGATCAGCCCTACCAGACTGGATGCTGCATCCAGAACCTGAACCAGAACCGCAGCCAGAGTTAGAGCCAGAGTTGGCAGTCCACCAGTCGCATAACCCAGAGCCTTCATTTCCAGTATCGGAAGAGGCTCAGTcgcaacctccaccacccccacaacctcaacaatcTTCATTTCCCGTTTCGGAAGAAGCCCAGTTGCAGCACACAGAGCCTGCATTTCCAATGTCCGACATGACCCATTTACATCACCCGCAGCCGTCAATCTTATCCGAGGCCGGTCCAGGTCcaggtccttcttctccctccatTGCGGTACCAATATCAAGCCGGAGCCTTCCTCGGCGTGACGCAGTGGAAGAATTGCGAGAAGCCATCGGTCTTCACGATGGCAGTTTATATGGGGCCTCACAAAGCCACTACCCTGAGGAAGCCCTCACGCTTTCTTCCACCGAGCTCCCTGTTATCGgcagccatcatcagcacAACACCGAGATGGAGTATGAGAATCTACCAACGACAGTTGCTCCGTCGGATCTAACGACCTCTGTGGATCTCTCACACGGTGTAGGCGAAGGCCCAGCCATGTCGAACCCTCTGTTCACGGTTCACGATGTACAACCACTGGGGACCGCCGAGGTGGATTCCGATCACGACGCGGCACACGACATCGATGAAAACCCTATTGAGCTTCGACAATTCGTGGTAACCCTACCCATGGCGGCCAACACCCGGTCGCTCTATGTTGATGTTATTGCTCAAAACCTGCAGGCGATGACTGAGTTTGGCGATGTCTACTGCGAACCAGGCTTGCAAGCTCCGGACGATGCTCTGACGGCCAAGATTGATGCCTTTTTCAGGCGATTGAACGACCTGGTTGACCTCCCAGCATTCGACGACGACACATTCCATCAACTCAACTCTGAAGGCATGCTGAAGCATGCTATCAATTCCAACAGCAAGTTCTCCTTTGTCTATGAGTTTCTCAAGACGCTGCGGTGGCTCAACGACCGCATCTTAATCGTGGCACGCCCAGGAAGGACCCTGAAATACCTTGAGGAAATCGTCGCACAAGAGGTTCCCTTGTCCCAGCTGAACAAGACGTATGCAGTCTTGAGTACCGAGTCGCCGGAGCACGTCAGCGAGGCGGCCAGGGTGATTGTGGCagaagctggccaagatctTTCCAAGATTGGCGGGCAACTCGATGTCGTCATTCTCTTCGACCATGAAGCCAGGCAGGTCGACCTGCCTCCCAAGCTCAGTTGCGAATCGACAATATTCCTGTCCCTCGCCACCATTTGCTCTTTGGAGCACATTTTACTACAGCTCCGTGAAATGCCTTCGTATCCCGATATGTCACCTCTGGAGATTAGCAATGCGCTTTGCCAGGTGACCGCATTGCTGGTCAGGCATCTCAAGGACCCCGAATAcgcacctccacctcatGAGGTTGCCGCAGCATTTGCCAGCTTTCTGGAAAACCCCGAGAACGATATTGATTACGTgtctcaacccctcccaatTAGTGTGGACGAGATGTGGGAGtcacaaccccaaactcaaGCTGATAATGGCGAGTTGGGTCGTCGGAAGCGTCCCTTGGATGATGACCAAGATATGATGTCGAAGCGTCGAAAGACCACGCGAGCTTCGTCCTCGGTGCCCATGTCTGAGCTGCTGAGAGACACTTTGGCGCGCCACCCTGTTAATAACGAGCGGTCGGCAGAGATGGCCGAAGTGCCGGTTGCCCAGTTGGAGGGTATGGCGTACCAAGTAAGGAAACTCCCCATGAGACTATTTTGGAGACCTAAAACTGACTGGCATTTCCAGATATTCAAGCTTGAGAACCGGGTTGACGATCTCAGCACCGTGAACGCGAAGTTGCGTGCACATACTGATCCTCTAGAGAAGGAACTTGAGTCATGGAGAGGCACCCTCAACACGCTTCACGTGAGATATACAGAAGCTCTCAACGACCGGTCCGACTTTGAGAAGGAATGCAAGCAGGCCAACAAGGTCGCGGCAGCAGCCACGGAGAAGCTCGAGAATGTCAAGGCCGAGGTCGCGTCGCTCAAGGAGCATAACAAGGCGCTTGAATTCAAGCTTGCCGAGGCCACACTGGCGATGGAACAGTCAACCGTCCCAGACACTGTCCGGTTTGCCCAGCTCGAGAAGGAACTCGCCGAAACCAAAGCCAGGGCAGAaaaggctgagaagaaggctgctgcctTGTCAAACGAAGCCGACTTTGTCCGTCAGAATTACCAAAACGCCTCCAGTTATCAACAGGAGCAGAACCACGAGATGAAGAGGCTCAGGGAAGAGATTGCAGTTCTCACTACGCGGGCCAACGAGAATATCGTCAAGATTCAGCAGATTCATGCAGCCAATGAGCTGGCTTATCATCAGCGTCAACTTGCCGAACTACAGGACATGGTCCGGGATCGCGAAAGGGAGCTGGATCTTTTGAGGACGGAGAATCAACAGCTCAAGAGCGGCCGTAGGGAAACGAGGGGAGGAAGTACCCCGCGCAGCCCGCGGATAGGCGCCATGGGAGGGGTGATGCCCAGCCCGAGAcctggaaggggtggtgctggcagcAGGGGGACTAGTCCTGCCGCTGCGGCGAGTTCGGATCCTGCCGTGCCCGGTATGGCCTACGCGCCGACTGGGGCGAATGGGCGGCGGCATCACCTTCGCGAACACCTTCGCGATTAGAAGAGGAGGGTAAACAATATACGTTTGATGCCCCATATCGGTCTCTTGCCATTGCGGCAAGCTTATTCACCAGTCTGTGCTTATTTATCATACGGCCATCAGTTTTCAGTCGTCATCGGACAGGACGAATGGCACAACGGCAACGTGGAAGCTCAAGGATTGCTTGGTTTACTGTACATATTTGCGTGTTTAACTTGCATTTCGTGTAattgggatggggagtttTCGGGATACTGGGGAAAGCATTGTATCGGGGCAAAAGAGTATATACTCTGCCTCTTATTGTTCAGGCGCAGTTTACGCACCATCAAAGGGGAAATGGAGCGCAATAATCAAGTTTTATGTCGTTGGTCTCGGCTGTTTTGTTTTATTGGTTGCTGCATTTCTCGAGGAAAACTATCAAGGCAGATAAGGGAAGACTATACCGTTAGGATGGTTAGGCATGAAAGTTGTTCTGGGTGCTTGCTCTGCCGGGGAGCTGTTTGAGTTTGAGGGCAGACATGTGGTGGTATTGTTTTGTTGCAAATGATTGATTAGTTAACACCCGTGAGTAGTCGATACGTATTAGTGTTGGGGAATACAAATGAGTGTGTGTTGAGTGAAACAATCGAAGTTGCTAGTTGTTGTGTCTGCCATTCCAGCTGATGATATGAGTGGCTTGTGTGATCCCAAGTAGAATGATTGAGTAAATCCAACGTGACACTACCACTATACTGGACAAATAATCATCACTAAGACTGCTTGATTCGAAGCTAGTGCTGGCATGCGGTTGTGGAAACCTTCGGTGTGGCTGAATGATGGTGTAACTGAAACATGGTCGTCTGAGTGTGCTAAAAGAACATGAGCGAGTGGCGTAACGCCCATCTCTTGTGGTGGCATCAGCATTTCCTCCCAAATGTTGGAGAGAAATCCGATCTCTCCAAGTTCAGGGGTAGGGGGACgatgagggttagggttacaACTACAACAACTGTAACATTTTGTCTCTGAATATCTTCTGATGTCCGAAAAATTCAGGCAACAGTAGAATTTGAGGTGCGATAGCTGTTCCAGTGctttcttcctttcttcGGGAGGTTTCTTTCACCCGCGTGGGCTTTCACCTGATTACAAAGCACAGGCAACCTGGTGGGCTTCCAGCGTCGTTGGCGGGCGGCGATAAGAGGGTGATAAGGCGCATTGCCTGCCGCTGAGACGCCCAACGTCACTGGCCTCGCCGCCTCATCTGCAGCCTGCAGCCTTGGTGTCTTCTGGTCCCTCAAGGTGCAGCAGCTGAGCAAGCTCAAGCCCCTCCAAGGGCTCTATCGGTCAACGAACTCCTAGGACTTTTCGATCTCTTTCCTTTAAGCTTTCGCCTTGTTTTCCTTTCGACTTTTACAGctagagaagaagaagagaacaCATTTCACGATCGGATTTCTTATAATACAGTTTGTTTCCCTTCCGAGCACCCCAGTAATACAAGCTTGTCGGCATCGGCCCCAGGACACCATTACCGATATTCCAGCCGCTTTTGAAAAGCCATGGACTACGCACGGCTTCGTGCGCAAGCCTTGAGCAATggtgacgacgaagaagcgGTCACTGTCGATACCCGCGCCCTAATCGACAAGGTCTTGGCAAGATACTCTGGGGAGTGGACGACCCTCCGAGAGCTGATCCAGAACGCCGCCGATGCACAAGCTACCACAGTCAAGGTCAAGTTCGAGACAATACCCTCGATCAGCGTCCCGCTTCCACAGACGACGAACCAGTCCGAGGTGCTTAAACATGCCGTCCAGAATCATACCCTCCGACGATTGGTGGTGCAGAACGATGGCCAGCCGTTTACAAAGACAGACTGGGCGAGACTGAAGAGGATTGCGGAGGGAAACCCGGATGAGACCAAGATTGGCgcttttggggttgggttcTACAGTGTCTTTGCCGACTGCGAGGAGCCATTTGTCAGCTCGGGGAGCGAGGCGATGGCGTTTTACTGGAAGGGGAACGCGCTGTTTACGAAGAAGTATTCGCTGCCGCAGGAGCAGGTGACCAAGGACACGGCTTTTATTCTGGACTACAGGAATACGACGACGCCGCTGCCGAATTTGCTGTCGGTTAGCCAGTTCCTTGCTACCAGTTTGACGTTTGTTGCGTTGGACAGTGTGGAGTTTTGGATTGATGACTGGAGGATATTGTCACTTCAGAAGAAGTCGTCACCAAGCTTGGGGGTTCCCATTCCGAGGGATTTGGAGACGAGAGCACAGGGAGGGCTCATGAAGCTGAAGGCGGCCGGCCGCACAAGCACACAGATTGATGGGACGTTTATGAGTGTTATTGGGTGGAAGCCCCAGGCGGTTGCGGCCAATAGGAACAATGAGCAGCATGTTTCTGAGATGCCCTCACTCAGGAGTTTCTTCTCGAAGCTTACTTCGGCTACTTCCCAGGCGGCGGGACTGAGAGGAAAGGCTGCtagggaggagcaggttgtACAGGATTCCATTGCCGAAGATCTCACGGCTTTGTCGACATCGACCATTTTTCTTCGGGTTACTGCGGCTACGATCGAGACGAATGTTGGTGCCAACTTTTCTGCTGAGCTAGAGCGAGCTACCAAGAAACCGCCACCTAAGGAGACGAAGTTGTCGATTTTGACTTCGTCGTATGATGAGACTGTTGCGTCGGAGATGTCTGCCTCCAGCCAGGCTGCCAAGGTGGCCGATATCTTTGCGTCAGTTTTGCCTAGCAAGAAGCCGGGTGGTCGTGTCTTCATTGGTTTCCCAACTGCCCAGACGACTGGTGCTGGTATGCATATTTTTGCGCCCTCGGTTATCCCGACTGTCGAGCGCGAGGCTATCGATCTAAATGCTCGATGGGTACGGACATGGAATCAGGATATGTTGCGCGTGGCAGGCATTCTTTCCCGTCTCGCTTTTATCAACGAGATGGCGGACCTGGATGAGAAGCTCAAGCGACTGTCTACCGACAACAAAAAGGGGCCACCGCTGGCTGATGTGGAGAAGTTCGCGCCAGAGGCTCTCCATATCCTCAAGACATACACCTTTTTGGACTCTACGCCTAGCGCTCAGGTGGGCGAGCTCATTGAAGAGGCTTTTTGGACTGCCTGGAAGCGTCCTACGATTGAGGTGTTTTCGTCGAGAGGTGTCCTGTCCACCTCCAAGGTCCGAAACTCGTCTGAGGAGGTCAGCAAGTTTGTTGGAGGAATTCCGGTTATTCTAAACTCGATGAAGAATGATCCGTTCATCAAAAAGTTGATCGAGTTTGAGCTGATCAAGGATGTCACTGTTGACGATATCTGTCAAGAGCTGGGCTCAAAGGCGATGGACAAGGACCAGCTTCGACATTTTATTCAGTGGATTTCGaatgccgctgccgctgtaGATTATTCTCAGCCCGACCTTAGACGACTCTtggatgttgctgttgcgacTGTTagtgagggtggtgactCGGGTGAGATAGTCACACTGGGCACGATTTTGTTCTACCACAACAAGAACATTCCTGCGACGCTCCCAGTGCCGCCGACTTGCTTGCCACATGCCTTTACGGCTGGTATTCCTGAGGTCAAGCTTCGCGCTCTCGGGTGGGAGCCTCTGGGGATTGTGCCGTGGCTTCGGTTTTTGATTGAATCTGCCGGacaaaaggaggagcagaatCTGATGAAGAATGCTTCGTTCGCGGTTCAGGTCTTGACGGTGCTTTCAAAGAGCTGGGATAACCTCAGCCCAAGCTCAAAGTCCTCGGTCGAGTCGGCGTTGCGGAACATCACGGTTATGCCGACCAAGATGGGCATGAAGAAGCCAAACGAAGCTTTCTTTCCCTCTGTCAAGTTGTTTGATGATCTGCCAACGCTCGAGGGGTGTGCCAATGTCAAGGAGAAATTCCTCACGACCCTTGGAGTGAGAAAGACAGTTGATCTGGACACCATCTTCACGCGGCTGTTGAGTCCAACACCTACTTCTGCCGGAGGAGCCGCGCCACGATGGAGCCATATGGAACTTATTCGGTACCTTGCTTCGGTCGAAGCTGATATCCCTGCTGCTGACTTGAAGAAGCTGAGAGAGTCAGCTCTCTGCCCTGCCGAAGATGGACCTCGTGGCATGGAGCCCGCAAAGGGCACGTCACGTCTCTACAAGGTTTCTGAGCTATTCGAGCCAAAGGATACGCTCCGGGCTTTGCGGTTGCCTATTATCCAATGGCCTGGACCTCCAGGTAGCTTCAGGGCCACCGGCAAAGAGGGGCGATTCCTCGCCACGCTTGGTCTGCGACCTTATCCTTC from Podospora pseudoanserina strain CBS 124.78 chromosome 2, whole genome shotgun sequence includes the following:
- a CDS encoding hypothetical protein (EggNog:ENOG503P3Z0; COG:S), with the protein product MPARRKAKSKPPKARHRKATRDPTPEEEYQIRSILDEKVERGKLLYLIDWEDSPEGQTYDPTWEPAKHVNEVAINEWEAEKKKKKKKKKKREGQESRKRPASSLPEAAEDENEEDDARPAKRPKGNDSGYTSPELELGVEVDNIPDKAGRQLVLDIHPPSQVDPNDYQLFTASQLSSQNSSQLDSTSHTDSNEASSGKVLSQRTIPDSQATGESELSSTIPEIVLASQSQGRRVGSLEREEQQALDSQVASEQSQQAEGEQQVEEHQQKVGQSQQEEQQRKEQQKSSWEEPQVSKTLDHDEETTSESLIPSRQPDPLHQPVNHNTPQAFRDENNHSQSSSVSGFLTQPDYPHLSNDPFGGVESAVAEAYQGSEVNRDSQVAISQQRRTPAPIENSSIPSVSNAPRADSPQVTSLEISSSSWQSQQAQSRAKGSKSSFPKRRKKRGLWFPTANTTKPPVSDTRLARAASSGSVPPRSSTFPTTQSLPQRSETETLRPVSNNIRIKMGPTPPSGKQSDAVVDLRSALPDWMLHPEPEPEPQPELEPELAVHQSHNPEPSFPVSEEAQSQPPPPPQPQQSSFPVSEEAQLQHTEPAFPMSDMTHLHHPQPSILSEAGPGPGPSSPSIAVPISSRSLPRRDAVEELREAIGLHDGSLYGASQSHYPEEALTLSSTELPVIGSHHQHNTEMEYENLPTTVAPSDLTTSVDLSHGVGEGPAMSNPLFTVHDVQPLGTAEVDSDHDAAHDIDENPIELRQFVVTLPMAANTRSLYVDVIAQNLQAMTEFGDVYCEPGLQAPDDALTAKIDAFFRRLNDLVDLPAFDDDTFHQLNSEGMLKHAINSNSKFSFVYEFLKTLRWLNDRILIVARPGRTLKYLEEIVAQEVPLSQLNKTYAVLSTESPEHVSEAARVIVAEAGQDLSKIGGQLDVVILFDHEARQVDLPPKLSCESTIFLSLATICSLEHILLQLREMPSYPDMSPLEISNALCQVTALLVRHLKDPEYAPPPHEVAAAFASFLENPENDIDYVSQPLPISVDEMWESQPQTQADNGELGRRKRPLDDDQDMMSKRRKTTRASSSVPMSELLRDTLARHPVNNERSAEMAEVPVAQLEGMAYQIFKLENRVDDLSTVNAKLRAHTDPLEKELESWRGTLNTLHVRYTEALNDRSDFEKECKQANKVAAAATEKLENVKAEVASLKEHNKALEFKLAEATLAMEQSTVPDTVRFAQLEKELAETKARAEKAEKKAAALSNEADFVRQNYQNASSYQQEQNHEMKRLREEIAVLTTRANENIVKIQQIHAANELAYHQRQLAELQDMVRDRERELDLLRTENQQLKSGRRETRGGSTPRSPRIGAMGGVMPSPRPGRGGAGSRGTSPAAAASSDPAVPGMAYAPTGANGRRHHLREHLRD
- a CDS encoding hypothetical protein (EggNog:ENOG503NVQY; COG:S), with protein sequence MDYARLRAQALSNGDDEEAVTVDTRALIDKVLARYSGEWTTLRELIQNAADAQATTVKVKFETIPSISVPLPQTTNQSEVLKHAVQNHTLRRLVVQNDGQPFTKTDWARLKRIAEGNPDETKIGAFGVGFYSVFADCEEPFVSSGSEAMAFYWKGNALFTKKYSLPQEQVTKDTAFILDYRNTTTPLPNLLSVSQFLATSLTFVALDSVEFWIDDWRILSLQKKSSPSLGVPIPRDLETRAQGGLMKLKAAGRTSTQIDGTFMSVIGWKPQAVAANRNNEQHVSEMPSLRSFFSKLTSATSQAAGLRGKAAREEQVVQDSIAEDLTALSTSTIFLRVTAATIETNVGANFSAELERATKKPPPKETKLSILTSSYDETVASEMSASSQAAKVADIFASVLPSKKPGGRVFIGFPTAQTTGAGMHIFAPSVIPTVEREAIDLNARWVRTWNQDMLRVAGILSRLAFINEMADLDEKLKRLSTDNKKGPPLADVEKFAPEALHILKTYTFLDSTPSAQVGELIEEAFWTAWKRPTIEVFSSRGVLSTSKVRNSSEEVSKFVGGIPVILNSMKNDPFIKKLIEFELIKDVTVDDICQELGSKAMDKDQLRHFIQWISNAAAAVDYSQPDLRRLLDVAVATVSEGGDSGEIVTLGTILFYHNKNIPATLPVPPTCLPHAFTAGIPEVKLRALGWEPLGIVPWLRFLIESAGQKEEQNLMKNASFAVQVLTVLSKSWDNLSPSSKSSVESALRNITVMPTKMGMKKPNEAFFPSVKLFDDLPTLEGCANVKEKFLTTLGVRKTVDLDTIFTRLLSPTPTSAGGAAPRWSHMELIRYLASVEADIPAADLKKLRESALCPAEDGPRGMEPAKGTSRLYKVSELFEPKDTLRALRLPIIQWPGPPGSFRATGKEGRFLATLGLRPYPSVSELVDMMASTDEELRRKSMTYFIQNHSVNGYAVFDISKTPKAILPIEGDEEALVSPSQCFVNERASVLGHKILRRQLHDHAPKFGVRRDPDMARCVDRLLANPPKDRSNAIALFEYFASRLADLDMSALAKLKNAAIVPVVRKKGTSFGFGTKAEESIVYVKPQNCYLGNSTTYGDIFDFVDFGQNANAFLFKCGARTEPTKHEIATLACSEPARLLSVMQSPDRYLSLLRSLADDWSTLRKDKELIRKMRSSAWLLGSMELATSKPKESDDTSYEEEDAPVKHYVLAAPADIVILDDYISYRLFKESLLCAPEDEALEAFYQALGSENLGSRVKEHILVGTKRSRQDGAEWLRKHVIERSKIFLHEYAKDKRELVKRDAKWLEANLQVISVSSVGLRRSLQGHNKYHQEKRSAASTQGDNCWILYVAAEHKDDKPDMYQVGQAICQLLLNRPNQSAYFFFEPFLKLGLLQLRDRGYNVDRILRAKAAEARVAEEARRKALEAEQSKIREREQEWEQNRAAEAARQEVKTPTRDQMPGAFHDSPEDDHALAPPPQQQKYRRGFFSDLTRRLGLDTGDDGEQQRQLENFAPPSQPERDTKRPVSSGENKTRKADDGRVTSPAVVQQNLLNAINSTRAHDSTSLFSPPTEREVKEKAVYCDTTPAQNITFAAEAPRGMRVFISKDISTDASTFLANNIAEIKQFELLLSDCGEIYRLPAKALHIFYDETGGTIAFNANGSVFCNLRFFNQLHRAMGDNGIGVGRELKGQKRVEATTWWWVVLAHELAHNLVREHDAKHSYYTESFIQQYFPSMMAKAVGWMAEGGNAGSASGGGSALPSSGRQQGVPRAGTQQSTASTAAAAPPPPYTEDGLRGQQPSNGASYW